The following proteins are encoded in a genomic region of Opitutus sp.:
- the rpoC gene encoding DNA-directed RNA polymerase subunit beta': MSIQPNEVAAGAREETRDVLGLEASPFDCVSITVSSPETIRAWSKGEVKNPETINYRTFKPEPGGLFCQKIFGPVRDYECACGKYKRIKYKDVVCDRCGVEVTISRVRRQRMGHIELAVPVTHIWFLKSMPSRLGLLLDMTARSLERVIYYENYMVVDAGKTPLELKQLLTDVEYRQALEEYGDDSFVAKMGAEAVRDCLVKTDMEATVAELQEQMRATKSKQIKKKLSKRLKVIQGFIQSSSRPEWMVLEVLPVIPPDLRPLVPLEGGRFATSDLNDLYRRVINRNNRLRNLMQLKTPDVIIHNEKRMLQEAVDALFDNGRHGRPVTGAGNRPLKSLSDMLKGKQGRFRQNLLGKRVDYSGRSVIVIGPELKLSQCGLPKKMALVLFEPFIIRRLKELGFVHTVRGARKMIEKKSPEVWDILEEVTKGHPVLLNRAPTLHRLSIQAFEPVLIEGDAIRVHPLVCTAYNADFDGDQMAVHVPLSLEAVMECKLLMMATNNIFSPSSGKPILTPSQDIVLGAYYLTIEPRKKPEKGVRVPLLSGLQEVLFAKADGAIKVHDWVEVPNPDHGRETVFGNSEKRTLRTTVGRVIFNQIWPADLGFVNFPVPKGKLGDLILNTYKVADGAITVETLDKLKELGFHAAMHAGISIGIDDMIIPEDKKDIVIDSRKKITEVEAQFNKGIITDGERYNKVVDIWTGATDKIAKAVFSKLENNDGRPEVNPVYIMMDSGARGNKQQVRQLCGTRGLMAKPSGEIIERPILSSFREGLTVLEYFISTHGARKGLADTALKTADAGYLTRKLCDVAMDVIISEGDTGSRDGIWKKSIFEGDDEIVNLRERIGGRCASDDIFNPLNPSELLVASGDLISEEMAIKIVECGIERVKIMSPLTSISPNGIDAKSYGIHPATNLLAKQGDSVGIIAAQSIGEPGTQLTMRTFHIGGVASGGFKTPEVRVRSNGKVRYKGLRLVETADGAAIVLNKTGTIQILDTDDRELENYNIVVGSFLHVGDGEMIEKGAVLAQWDPYNIPVLSEKGGTLGFKDMIPGVTVKRELDEASGRIATVVIEHKEDLNPQIEVRDDAGKPIAAYSIPVGAQIAVQEGDIIAPGSLLAKTPRQASKTKDITGGLPRVAELFEARRPKDAAEMARIDGVVSFEGTLRGKRKLVVRNEETAQEEEHLIPTGKHIIVQPGDVVHKGQHITEGSADPHEILEILGPSALYDFLISQVQEVYRLQGVTINDKHIEIIIRQMLRKVRITDPGDSEYFWGEQVDRAAFLLGNKRLDEAGGKPAEAEPILLGITKASLETESFISAASFQETTRVLTDASTLGKIDTLKGFKENVIMGHLIPAGTGLPAYKNLRIVLPFGEELPAEEALAAEAQ, translated from the coding sequence ATGAGCATTCAACCCAACGAAGTTGCAGCCGGTGCCCGCGAAGAAACTCGCGATGTGCTCGGTCTGGAAGCCAGCCCGTTCGACTGCGTCTCCATCACCGTCTCCTCGCCGGAGACGATCCGCGCCTGGTCCAAGGGCGAGGTCAAGAACCCTGAGACGATCAATTACCGCACGTTCAAGCCCGAGCCGGGTGGTCTTTTCTGCCAAAAGATTTTCGGGCCGGTGCGCGATTACGAGTGCGCCTGCGGAAAGTACAAGCGCATCAAATACAAGGACGTGGTCTGCGACCGTTGCGGCGTCGAGGTAACCATCTCGCGCGTCCGTCGTCAGCGCATGGGCCACATCGAGTTGGCTGTTCCTGTCACCCACATCTGGTTCCTCAAGTCGATGCCCAGCCGTCTCGGCTTGCTGCTCGACATGACCGCTCGCTCGCTCGAGCGCGTCATCTACTATGAGAACTACATGGTGGTTGATGCCGGTAAAACACCGCTTGAACTCAAGCAGTTGCTCACCGACGTCGAGTACCGTCAGGCGCTCGAAGAGTATGGCGACGATTCCTTCGTCGCGAAGATGGGTGCTGAGGCTGTCCGTGACTGCCTCGTGAAGACCGACATGGAAGCGACCGTCGCCGAGCTCCAGGAGCAGATGCGCGCCACCAAGTCCAAGCAGATCAAAAAGAAGCTCTCGAAGCGTCTTAAGGTCATCCAAGGCTTCATTCAGTCCTCGTCCCGTCCTGAGTGGATGGTGCTGGAAGTGTTGCCCGTCATCCCGCCGGACTTGCGCCCGCTCGTTCCGCTCGAAGGCGGCCGCTTCGCCACCTCCGACCTCAACGATCTCTATCGCCGCGTCATCAACCGCAATAATCGTTTGCGCAACCTGATGCAGCTGAAGACGCCTGACGTTATCATCCATAACGAAAAGCGCATGCTGCAAGAGGCTGTTGACGCTCTCTTTGACAACGGTCGCCACGGCCGCCCAGTCACTGGCGCCGGCAACCGCCCCTTGAAGTCCCTCTCGGACATGCTCAAGGGCAAGCAGGGTCGCTTCCGTCAGAACTTGCTCGGTAAGCGCGTCGATTACTCCGGCCGTTCGGTCATCGTCATCGGCCCTGAGCTCAAGCTCAGCCAATGCGGTTTGCCCAAGAAGATGGCACTCGTCCTCTTCGAACCGTTCATCATCCGCCGTCTCAAGGAGCTCGGTTTCGTGCACACCGTCCGCGGTGCGCGCAAGATGATCGAGAAAAAGTCCCCCGAAGTTTGGGACATCCTTGAAGAGGTGACCAAGGGCCATCCGGTGCTGCTGAATCGTGCACCGACCCTTCACCGCCTCTCCATTCAGGCCTTCGAGCCCGTGCTCATTGAAGGCGACGCTATTCGTGTTCACCCCCTCGTCTGTACCGCTTACAACGCGGACTTCGACGGTGACCAAATGGCTGTACACGTGCCGCTCTCTCTCGAGGCGGTCATGGAGTGCAAATTGCTGATGATGGCGACGAACAACATCTTCTCGCCCTCCTCGGGTAAGCCGATCCTCACGCCTTCACAGGACATCGTTCTTGGTGCCTACTATCTGACCATCGAGCCCCGCAAGAAGCCCGAAAAGGGCGTCCGCGTGCCGCTGCTCTCCGGCCTCCAGGAAGTGCTGTTTGCCAAGGCAGACGGCGCTATCAAAGTCCACGACTGGGTCGAGGTCCCCAATCCTGACCACGGTCGCGAAACCGTTTTCGGTAACTCTGAAAAACGTACCCTCCGCACCACGGTCGGTCGCGTGATCTTTAATCAGATCTGGCCTGCCGATCTCGGCTTCGTTAACTTCCCTGTCCCTAAGGGCAAGCTGGGCGACCTGATTCTCAATACCTACAAGGTTGCCGATGGCGCGATCACCGTTGAGACCCTTGATAAACTCAAGGAGCTTGGCTTCCACGCCGCTATGCACGCCGGTATCTCCATCGGTATCGATGACATGATCATCCCCGAGGATAAGAAGGACATCGTCATCGATTCCCGTAAGAAGATCACCGAGGTCGAAGCCCAATTTAACAAGGGCATCATCACCGACGGCGAGCGCTACAATAAGGTCGTCGATATCTGGACGGGTGCCACCGACAAGATCGCCAAGGCGGTGTTCTCCAAGTTGGAAAACAACGACGGGCGTCCCGAGGTGAATCCGGTTTACATCATGATGGATTCCGGTGCCCGCGGTAACAAACAGCAGGTTCGTCAGCTGTGCGGTACCCGCGGTTTGATGGCCAAGCCCTCCGGCGAAATCATCGAGCGCCCGATTCTGTCTTCGTTCCGCGAAGGCCTCACGGTTCTTGAATACTTCATCTCGACGCACGGCGCCCGTAAGGGTCTCGCCGACACCGCGCTGAAGACCGCCGACGCCGGTTACCTCACCCGTAAATTGTGCGACGTCGCCATGGACGTGATCATCTCCGAAGGTGACACCGGCAGCCGCGACGGCATCTGGAAGAAGTCGATCTTCGAAGGTGACGACGAAATCGTTAACCTTCGTGAGCGTATCGGTGGCCGTTGTGCTTCCGATGATATCTTCAATCCGCTGAACCCCTCCGAACTGCTCGTCGCTTCCGGCGACCTGATCAGCGAAGAAATGGCGATTAAGATCGTCGAGTGTGGTATCGAGCGCGTGAAGATCATGTCGCCCCTCACCTCGATCAGCCCGAACGGCATCGATGCGAAGAGCTACGGTATCCATCCTGCCACCAACCTGCTGGCCAAGCAGGGTGACTCGGTCGGCATCATTGCCGCCCAGTCGATCGGCGAACCCGGCACGCAGCTCACCATGCGTACGTTCCACATCGGTGGCGTCGCTTCCGGCGGATTTAAAACCCCCGAGGTCCGCGTGCGCAGCAACGGTAAGGTTCGTTACAAGGGGCTTCGCCTCGTGGAAACGGCTGACGGCGCCGCCATTGTGCTCAATAAAACCGGCACGATCCAGATTCTGGACACCGACGATCGCGAGTTGGAAAACTACAACATTGTCGTCGGTTCGTTCCTTCACGTCGGCGACGGCGAGATGATCGAAAAGGGTGCAGTGCTTGCCCAATGGGATCCGTACAACATCCCCGTGCTCTCTGAAAAGGGCGGTACGCTCGGCTTCAAGGACATGATCCCCGGCGTCACCGTGAAGCGCGAACTCGACGAAGCGTCGGGCCGCATCGCCACGGTCGTTATCGAGCACAAGGAAGACCTCAATCCGCAGATCGAGGTGCGTGATGATGCCGGCAAGCCGATTGCCGCTTACTCCATCCCGGTTGGTGCGCAGATCGCGGTGCAAGAGGGCGACATCATCGCTCCCGGCTCGCTGCTCGCCAAGACCCCCCGTCAGGCCTCCAAGACCAAGGACATCACCGGCGGTCTCCCTCGCGTGGCCGAGCTGTTCGAAGCTCGCCGTCCGAAGGATGCAGCCGAAATGGCCCGCATCGACGGCGTCGTTTCGTTCGAGGGCACCCTGCGCGGCAAGCGCAAGTTGGTCGTTCGCAACGAAGAGACCGCGCAGGAAGAGGAGCATCTGATCCCGACCGGTAAGCACATCATCGTGCAACCCGGCGACGTGGTCCACAAGGGCCAGCACATCACCGAAGGCTCCGCCGACCCGCACGAGATCTTGGAGATCCTCGGACCGTCCGCGCTGTATGACTTCCTCATCAGCCAGGTGCAGGAGGTTTACCGTCTGCAAGGCGTGACGATCAACGACAAGCACATCGAGATCATCATCCGCCAGATGCTCCGCAAGGTCCGCATCACCGATCCAGGTGACAGCGAATACTTCTGGGGTGAGCAGGTCGACCGCGCCGCGTTCCTTCTGGGCAACAAGCGCCTCGACGAAGCCGGTGGTAAGCCTGCCGAGGCTGAGCCGATCTTGCTCGGTATCACCAAGGCATCGCTCGAGACCGAATCGTTCATCTCCGCGGCGTCCTTCCAAGAGACCACCCGCGTGCTCACCGACGCCTCGACCCTCGGTAAGATCGACACGCTGAAGGGCTTCAAGGAAAACGTGATAATGGGTCACCTGATCCCTGCCGGCACCGGTCTGCCTGCCTACAAGAACCTCCGCATCGTGCTGCCGTTCGGCGAGGAACTCCCCGCTGAGGAAGCTCTGGCTGCCGAGGCTCAGTAA